The following are from one region of the Roseobacter fucihabitans genome:
- a CDS encoding cysteine desulfurase family protein, which produces MSRVYLDHNATTPLRAEARDAMIAAMDVMGNPSSVHAEGRAAKGLLEQARAQVAALVGCTPSQVIFTASATEAAALAAAQKDQHGGVFAALPTEHDCLRVWADEELPAFFGQDGNEDRSGYGVMDWLCDKVEDFWDHTDGPLALMAMSAANSETGILTPRARVSPSGRLNTLAIGVLPYSVVCDITQMAGKMPVLYEKDTKRTSHGDRRPAYMILSAHKLGGPKGVGALINFTSEDPQAILRGGGQEMGRRSGTENIIGIAGFGAAAEAAARDVAAGRWEEIAELRKILENTLADAAKTTIFVGKSANRLPNTSCFATPGWKGEAQVIQMDLAGFAISAGSACSSGKVKASNVLRAMGYDEETASSAIRVSLGLETTEQDIRRFAEAWLDKERKFRARAA; this is translated from the coding sequence ATGAGCCGGGTTTATCTCGATCATAACGCAACGACCCCGCTTCGGGCCGAGGCGCGTGATGCGATGATCGCCGCGATGGATGTGATGGGCAATCCGTCCTCCGTGCATGCAGAAGGGCGCGCGGCCAAGGGGCTTTTGGAACAGGCACGGGCGCAGGTGGCCGCCTTGGTCGGTTGCACACCATCACAGGTAATTTTCACCGCAAGCGCGACGGAGGCCGCAGCCTTGGCCGCGGCGCAAAAAGATCAACATGGTGGCGTTTTTGCGGCCTTGCCAACCGAGCATGATTGTCTGCGGGTCTGGGCGGACGAAGAGTTGCCCGCATTTTTCGGACAAGATGGCAACGAAGACCGGTCCGGCTACGGGGTAATGGACTGGCTCTGTGATAAGGTCGAAGATTTTTGGGATCACACCGACGGACCGCTTGCCCTGATGGCCATGTCGGCTGCAAACAGCGAGACGGGCATATTGACACCTCGCGCACGGGTGTCTCCGAGCGGTCGTTTGAATACCTTGGCTATCGGGGTCCTGCCCTATTCCGTTGTCTGCGATATTACGCAGATGGCGGGTAAGATGCCGGTGCTATACGAGAAAGACACCAAACGCACATCTCATGGGGACAGACGGCCCGCCTACATGATCCTGTCGGCGCACAAGTTGGGGGGCCCGAAAGGTGTGGGGGCGCTGATCAATTTTACCTCTGAGGACCCACAGGCGATTCTGCGCGGGGGTGGTCAGGAAATGGGCCGACGGTCCGGCACGGAAAACATCATCGGGATTGCCGGTTTTGGTGCCGCAGCAGAGGCGGCGGCCCGTGATGTTGCCGCCGGACGGTGGGAAGAAATCGCCGAACTTAGAAAGATTCTAGAAAACACCCTTGCAGACGCCGCCAAGACGACTATTTTTGTCGGGAAAAGCGCAAATCGCCTGCCGAATACAAGCTGTTTTGCCACGCCGGGCTGGAAGGGCGAGGCGCAGGTGATCCAGATGGACCTTGCTGGTTTCGCCATTAGCGCGGGATCGGCCTGCTCCAGCGGCAAGGTGAAGGCCAGCAACGTGTTGCGGGCGATGGGCTATGACGAAGAAACCGCCAGCAGCGCGATCCGCGTGTCGCTGGGATTGGAGACAACCGAGCAGGACATCCGGCGCTTCGCCGAAGCCTGGCTTGACAAAGAACGTAAATTTCGTGCCCGCGCGGCGTGA
- a CDS encoding NADP-dependent isocitrate dehydrogenase → MTKIKVENPVVELDGDEMTRIIWDFIKKKLILPYLDIDLKYYDLGIEARDATDDQITVDAAHAIKQHGVGVKCATITPDEARVEEFGLKQMWRSPNGTIRNILGGVIFRQPIICRNVPRLVPGWTKPIVVGRHAYGDQYKATDFKFPGAGKITLKFEGADGTVIEREVFDAPDSGVVMAMYNLDKSIIDFARASLNYGLNMGWPVYLSTKNTILKQYDGRFLELFQQIYDTEFADRFKEAGIWYEHRLIDDMVASAMKWSGGYVWACKNYDGDVQSDTVAQGFGSLGLMASVLMTPDGQVVESEAAHGTVTRHYRQHQKGEQTSTNSIASIYAWTGGLKHRAKLDDNTPLAHFAETLEKTVVDTVESGFMTKDLALLVGPDQRWLTTMGFLEKIDENLNKALAG, encoded by the coding sequence ATGACCAAGATCAAGGTCGAAAATCCCGTGGTCGAACTCGATGGCGATGAAATGACCCGCATCATTTGGGATTTCATCAAAAAGAAACTCATCCTGCCCTATCTTGATATCGACCTGAAATACTATGATCTCGGGATTGAGGCGCGCGACGCGACGGATGACCAAATCACCGTGGATGCGGCCCATGCGATCAAACAGCATGGCGTTGGCGTAAAATGTGCCACCATCACGCCGGATGAGGCGCGGGTGGAGGAGTTTGGCCTCAAACAGATGTGGCGTTCGCCCAATGGCACGATCCGCAATATTCTGGGCGGTGTGATTTTCCGCCAGCCGATCATCTGCCGCAACGTGCCGCGCCTCGTGCCCGGCTGGACCAAACCGATTGTGGTGGGGCGGCATGCTTACGGCGATCAATATAAAGCCACAGATTTCAAATTTCCCGGTGCGGGCAAGATCACATTGAAGTTCGAAGGCGCAGACGGGACCGTGATCGAACGCGAGGTGTTTGACGCGCCCGACAGCGGTGTGGTCATGGCGATGTATAATCTTGATAAATCTATCATCGATTTCGCGCGCGCCTCGCTGAATTACGGGTTAAACATGGGCTGGCCGGTGTATCTCTCCACGAAAAATACCATTCTAAAACAATATGACGGGCGGTTTCTGGAGCTGTTCCAGCAGATTTACGACACTGAATTTGCAGATAGATTCAAGGAGGCGGGTATCTGGTACGAACACCGCCTGATCGACGATATGGTGGCCTCTGCCATGAAATGGTCCGGTGGCTATGTCTGGGCGTGCAAGAATTACGATGGGGATGTGCAGTCCGACACTGTTGCGCAGGGGTTTGGCTCTCTCGGCCTCATGGCCTCCGTTCTGATGACCCCGGACGGGCAGGTCGTGGAATCAGAGGCCGCGCATGGCACGGTAACGCGCCACTACCGCCAGCATCAAAAGGGGGAGCAGACCTCCACCAATTCCATCGCCTCGATCTACGCCTGGACGGGCGGATTAAAGCACCGCGCAAAACTCGATGACAATACGCCGCTCGCGCATTTTGCCGAAACGCTGGAGAAAACTGTGGTCGATACCGTGGAAAGCGGCTTCATGACCAAGGATCTCGCGCTTCTGGTTGGCCCGGATCAACGCTGGCTGACCACTATGGGCTTTCTTGAGAAGATCGACGAGAACCTCAACAAGGCGCTGGCGGGGTAG
- a CDS encoding HD family hydrolase, producing the protein MDDRLSAQIAFLSEADRLKSILRASRLHDDSRFENSAEHSWHVMLYAFVLAEHASAEVQIDRVLKMLLLHDLVEIDAGDNPIHGDVDEHAVAIAEAAAAERIFGLLPLDQASDFRALWDEFEAAQSPDAVFAKSIDRVQTPIANLANGGGTWRDYNVNLAQLETRVGSPIKRGAPGVWAWLRPRLAAFFARA; encoded by the coding sequence ATGGATGACCGTCTGTCGGCACAGATCGCCTTTCTGAGCGAAGCGGATCGGTTGAAATCCATTCTGCGCGCCTCCCGCCTGCATGATGACAGCCGGTTCGAGAATTCCGCAGAACACTCATGGCATGTGATGCTCTATGCCTTCGTGCTGGCAGAGCATGCAAGCGCAGAGGTGCAGATCGACCGGGTGCTCAAAATGCTGTTGTTGCATGATCTGGTGGAGATCGACGCGGGTGACAATCCGATCCACGGCGACGTCGATGAACACGCCGTGGCGATTGCAGAGGCCGCCGCCGCCGAGCGTATATTCGGCTTGTTGCCCCTGGATCAGGCGTCGGATTTCCGCGCGCTGTGGGATGAATTTGAGGCGGCGCAGAGCCCGGATGCGGTGTTTGCAAAGTCCATCGACCGGGTGCAGACGCCCATCGCCAACCTTGCCAATGGTGGCGGAACATGGCGCGATTATAACGTGAACCTTGCGCAGCTCGAAACGCGCGTCGGCTCCCCGATCAAGCGCGGCGCGCCGGGGGTCTGGGCCTGGCTACGCCCCCGGCTGGCGGCGTTTTTCGCGCGCGCCTGA
- a CDS encoding Rrf2 family transcriptional regulator, with amino-acid sequence MKLSTKGRYAMVALADIALQPEGQLVTLGDIAARQSVSLPYLEQLFVKLRRAELVASVRGPGGGYRLARRASDIRVVDVLSAVDETVDAMHKGAGASGGASGSRAQSLTNRLWEGLSAHVYVFLHQTRLSDVIANELVPCPAVPHLFDVVDEE; translated from the coding sequence GTGAAGCTTTCGACAAAAGGACGTTACGCCATGGTTGCTTTGGCCGACATCGCCTTGCAGCCAGAAGGGCAGTTGGTCACGCTGGGGGATATTGCCGCGCGTCAATCCGTGTCGCTGCCCTATCTGGAACAGCTTTTCGTGAAACTGCGCCGGGCGGAACTGGTGGCGTCGGTGCGCGGTCCGGGGGGCGGGTATCGTCTGGCGCGGCGCGCCTCCGATATCCGCGTCGTAGATGTCCTGTCGGCGGTGGATGAAACGGTGGACGCCATGCACAAGGGGGCAGGGGCCTCCGGTGGTGCCTCGGGCAGCCGTGCGCAATCTCTGACGAACCGGCTGTGGGAAGGCTTGAGCGCGCATGTCTATGTCTTCCTGCACCAGACGCGCCTGTCCGACGTGATCGCCAACGAACTTGTGCCCTGTCCCGCCGTGCCGCACTTGTTTGACGTTGTGGATGAAGAATGA
- a CDS encoding alpha/beta hydrolase: protein MPEVIFPGPEGRLEGRYHPQKERDAPIAIILHPHPQFGGTMNQVIVHRMHYAFYNMGFTVLRFNFRGVGRSQGEYDQGIGELSDAASALDYLQSMNNNSKHCWVAGFSFGAWIGMQLLMRRPEITGFISVAPPANMYDFSFLAPCPASGLIINGTADRVAPPSDTESLVSKLHEQKGITITHEQIEGAGHFFEEPHVDTLIDSTTSYVKRRLTETSR from the coding sequence ATGCCCGAGGTCATTTTTCCCGGACCCGAAGGCCGCCTCGAAGGCCGCTACCACCCCCAAAAAGAACGTGACGCCCCGATTGCGATCATCCTGCACCCGCATCCACAATTTGGCGGGACGATGAACCAGGTGATCGTGCACAGGATGCATTACGCGTTTTATAACATGGGCTTCACCGTGCTGCGGTTCAATTTCCGCGGCGTCGGGCGCAGCCAGGGCGAATATGATCAAGGCATTGGGGAATTGTCTGATGCGGCATCCGCGCTGGATTACCTGCAATCGATGAACAACAACTCCAAACATTGCTGGGTTGCCGGGTTCTCCTTCGGGGCCTGGATTGGAATGCAACTTTTGATGCGCCGCCCGGAAATCACCGGGTTCATCTCGGTCGCACCGCCCGCAAATATGTATGATTTCTCCTTCCTCGCGCCCTGCCCGGCCTCGGGTCTGATCATCAACGGGACTGCGGATCGTGTAGCCCCGCCCAGCGATACGGAATCGTTGGTGAGCAAATTGCATGAGCAAAAGGGCATCACCATTACGCATGAGCAGATTGAGGGTGCGGGGCACTTCTTTGAGGAGCCGCATGTGGATACGTTGATCGATTCGACGACATCCTACGTCAAGCGGCGTCTGACGGAGACCTCACGCTAG
- the typA gene encoding translational GTPase TypA, protein MDLRNIAIIAHVDHGKTTLVDELLKQSGTYRENQATAERAMDSNDLERERGITILAKATSVEWKGTRINIVDTPGHADFGGEVERILSMVDGVVLLVDAAEGPMPQTKFVTSKALALGLRPIVVLNKVDKPDAEPDRALDECFDLFANLGADDNQLDFPAMYASGRNGWADIELDGPRKDLSALFDLVVEHVPSPAQVARREEPFQMLATTLGADPFIGRILTGRVEAGTLKAGETVKALTRDGGLIENFRVTKILAFRGLNQQPIDLAEAGDIVSLAGMSKATVADSIVAPQVTTALPAQPIDPPTITVTFGINDSPLAGRDGKKVQSRVIRERLMKEAESNVAIKISDTPGGEAFEVAGRGELQMGVLIENMRREGFELSISRPQVLFRDIDGVRHEPIEEATIDVDDEYSGAVIEKITGVRRGELVEMKPAGAGKTRIVAHVPSRGLIGYHGEFLTDTRGTGVLNRVFHAWAPHKGAIPGRRAGVLISMENGTSVAYALWNLEERGRMMIGAQTDIYTGMIIGEHSRENDLEVNPLKGKKLTNVRASGTDEAVRLTTPITLSLEEAIAYIDDDELVEVTPNAIRLRKRYLDPHERKRMARAG, encoded by the coding sequence ATGGACCTGCGAAACATCGCAATCATCGCTCACGTTGACCACGGTAAAACCACGCTTGTGGATGAATTGCTCAAACAATCGGGCACCTACCGCGAAAATCAAGCCACCGCCGAACGCGCCATGGATAGTAATGATCTGGAGCGCGAGCGCGGTATTACCATCCTCGCCAAAGCCACTTCGGTGGAGTGGAAAGGCACCCGCATCAATATCGTGGACACGCCCGGTCACGCCGATTTCGGCGGGGAAGTCGAGCGCATTCTATCGATGGTCGACGGTGTTGTGTTACTGGTGGATGCCGCCGAAGGGCCGATGCCGCAAACCAAATTCGTAACCTCCAAGGCGCTGGCGCTGGGGTTGCGTCCGATTGTGGTGTTGAACAAGGTCGATAAGCCCGATGCGGAACCCGACCGTGCGCTCGATGAATGTTTCGATCTGTTCGCCAACCTCGGGGCGGATGACAACCAGCTTGATTTCCCCGCAATGTATGCTTCGGGGCGTAACGGCTGGGCCGATATTGAATTGGACGGACCGCGCAAAGATCTCTCCGCGTTGTTCGATCTGGTGGTCGAACATGTGCCAAGTCCTGCGCAGGTTGCGCGCCGCGAAGAACCGTTTCAAATGCTGGCCACGACCCTCGGCGCGGATCCCTTCATCGGGCGCATCCTGACTGGTCGGGTCGAAGCCGGAACACTGAAAGCGGGCGAAACCGTCAAGGCTCTGACGCGTGATGGCGGGTTGATCGAGAATTTTCGCGTGACAAAAATCCTCGCCTTCCGTGGGCTGAACCAGCAACCGATTGATCTGGCCGAAGCAGGCGATATCGTGAGCCTTGCTGGCATGTCCAAAGCAACCGTGGCCGATAGTATCGTCGCGCCGCAAGTCACCACCGCCCTGCCCGCACAACCAATTGATCCACCCACCATCACGGTGACATTTGGTATCAATGACAGCCCGCTTGCCGGACGTGACGGCAAGAAAGTTCAGAGCCGCGTGATCCGCGAACGCCTGATGAAAGAGGCCGAATCCAACGTTGCAATCAAGATCAGCGACACGCCTGGTGGTGAGGCCTTTGAGGTCGCGGGACGCGGCGAATTGCAGATGGGCGTTTTGATCGAAAACATGCGCCGCGAGGGATTCGAGCTGAGTATTTCGCGCCCGCAGGTGTTGTTTCGCGACATTGACGGCGTGCGTCATGAGCCCATTGAGGAGGCCACGATTGACGTGGATGATGAATATTCCGGCGCTGTGATCGAAAAAATAACTGGCGTGCGGCGCGGTGAACTGGTCGAGATGAAACCCGCCGGTGCGGGCAAAACACGTATCGTGGCGCATGTGCCCTCGCGCGGTTTGATCGGCTATCACGGCGAATTCCTGACCGATACGCGCGGCACGGGCGTCTTGAACCGGGTGTTTCATGCCTGGGCGCCGCATAAGGGCGCGATCCCGGGACGGCGTGCGGGCGTTTTGATTTCCATGGAAAACGGGACATCGGTCGCCTATGCGCTGTGGAACCTCGAAGAGCGCGGCCGGATGATGATTGGCGCGCAGACCGACATTTACACCGGTATGATCATCGGCGAGCACAGCCGTGAAAACGATCTTGAGGTGAACCCGCTGAAGGGCAAAAAACTGACCAATGTGCGCGCCTCCGGCACCGATGAAGCGGTGCGGTTGACAACGCCAATCACGCTGAGCCTTGAAGAGGCCATCGCCTATATTGACGATGATGAGTTGGTCGAAGTGACCCCAAATGCGATCCGCTTGCGCAAGCGTTATCTTGATCCGCATGAGCGCAAACGCATGGCGCGCGCGGGCTGA
- a CDS encoding Lrp/AsnC family transcriptional regulator, which produces MVTIDDIDRRILALLQQDASQSLDALGAAVHLSRNACWRRIKALETAGVISARVTLLDPDKLGLGLMVFMMIRTNAHAPDWLETFKKATQTMPEILGVYRMTGDLDYLIRARVADMADYDRLYQALIRRVPLSDVSASFVMEQIKDTHVLPL; this is translated from the coding sequence ATGGTGACAATTGATGATATCGACCGACGAATCCTGGCGCTCCTGCAACAGGATGCCAGCCAATCGCTTGACGCGCTCGGAGCTGCGGTCCACCTCAGCCGCAACGCTTGTTGGCGCCGTATCAAGGCGCTTGAAACCGCAGGCGTCATTTCGGCGCGTGTGACCCTGCTGGATCCCGACAAGCTCGGGCTTGGGCTAATGGTCTTCATGATGATCCGCACCAATGCCCATGCCCCCGACTGGCTGGAAACCTTCAAAAAGGCCACACAAACCATGCCTGAAATCCTCGGGGTCTACCGTATGACGGGTGATCTGGATTATCTTATCCGCGCGCGGGTTGCCGATATGGCCGATTATGATCGCCTCTATCAGGCTCTGATCCGCCGCGTCCCGCTTTCGGATGTATCGGCCAGTTTCGTCATGGAACAGATCAAAGACACCCACGTCCTGCCCCTCTGA
- a CDS encoding multidrug efflux SMR transporter, with translation MPPHYIYLIVAIIAETIGTTALQASQQFSRLWPSVLVVIAYGVSFYLLALALKFMPVGIVYAIWSGLGIVMISIIGFVIFGQHLDMPAVLGLSLIIAGILIIHLFSQSTSH, from the coding sequence ATGCCGCCGCATTACATCTACCTCATTGTGGCCATCATCGCCGAAACAATTGGCACGACCGCGCTGCAAGCCAGTCAGCAATTCAGCCGCCTGTGGCCCTCTGTGTTGGTGGTGATCGCTTATGGCGTTTCGTTTTATCTGCTGGCATTGGCGTTGAAATTCATGCCTGTCGGGATCGTCTATGCGATCTGGTCCGGCCTCGGCATCGTGATGATTTCGATCATCGGTTTCGTGATTTTTGGCCAGCACCTCGACATGCCGGCTGTGCTGGGGTTGAGCCTGATCATTGCCGGTATTCTGATCATTCACCTGTTTTCCCAAAGCACCAGCCATTAG
- the sufB gene encoding Fe-S cluster assembly protein SufB — protein sequence MTALDQPLDDVQVKEGVDQDTVDAVREVGGKYKHGWSTDIEMEYAPKGLSPDIVRLISEKNEEPEWMLEWRLAAYDRWLQKTEPTWAMVDYPEIDFQDQYYYARPKSMEVKPKSLDEVDPKLLETYKKLGIPLKEQMILAGVEGAEELGDEPRKVAVDAVFDSVSLGTTFRDELMKAGVIFCSISEAIKDHPELVKKYLGSVVPVSDNYYATLNSAVFSDGSFVYVPPGVRCPMELSTYFRINAENTGQFERTLIIADKGSYVSYLEGCTAPQRDIAQLHAAVVEIIIEEDAEVKYSTVQNWYPGDENGKGGIYNFVTKRADCRGDRAKVMWTQVETGSAVTWKYPSCILRGDDSQGEFYSIAITNNMQQADTGTKMIHLGKRTKSRIVSKGISAGKAQNTYRGLVSMHPKAKESRNYTQCDSLLIGGDCGAHTVPYIEVRNNSSRVEHEATTSKVDDDQLFYCRSRGMDEEEAVALVVNGFCKDVLQALPMEFAMEAQQLVAISLEGSVG from the coding sequence ATGACTGCACTGGATCAACCACTGGACGATGTTCAAGTGAAAGAAGGCGTCGATCAGGACACTGTGGATGCGGTGCGCGAGGTTGGCGGCAAATATAAACACGGCTGGTCGACCGACATCGAAATGGAATACGCCCCCAAAGGGTTGTCGCCCGACATCGTGCGCCTGATTTCGGAGAAAAACGAAGAGCCGGAATGGATGCTGGAATGGCGCCTGGCCGCCTATGATCGTTGGCTGCAAAAGACGGAACCGACATGGGCGATGGTCGATTATCCTGAGATTGATTTTCAGGACCAATATTACTACGCCCGTCCCAAATCGATGGAAGTCAAGCCGAAATCCCTGGATGAGGTCGACCCCAAGCTTCTGGAAACATACAAGAAACTCGGTATTCCGCTGAAGGAACAGATGATCCTGGCCGGTGTCGAGGGGGCCGAGGAACTTGGCGATGAGCCGCGCAAGGTAGCGGTGGATGCGGTGTTTGATTCCGTCTCGCTGGGTACGACCTTTCGCGATGAATTGATGAAGGCCGGTGTGATCTTCTGCTCGATTTCCGAGGCGATCAAGGATCACCCAGAACTGGTTAAGAAATACCTCGGGTCCGTTGTGCCTGTAAGCGACAACTATTATGCGACGCTGAATTCCGCGGTGTTTTCCGATGGTTCCTTCGTCTACGTGCCGCCGGGCGTGCGCTGCCCGATGGAACTCTCGACCTATTTCCGTATCAACGCCGAAAACACCGGCCAATTCGAACGCACGCTGATCATCGCGGATAAGGGCTCATATGTGTCCTACCTTGAGGGCTGCACCGCCCCGCAACGCGACATCGCGCAACTGCACGCGGCCGTGGTCGAGATCATCATCGAGGAAGACGCGGAGGTGAAATATTCCACCGTGCAAAACTGGTATCCCGGTGATGAAAACGGCAAGGGCGGGATTTATAATTTCGTGACCAAACGCGCGGATTGTCGGGGCGATCGCGCCAAGGTGATGTGGACACAGGTGGAAACCGGCTCCGCGGTAACGTGGAAATACCCCTCCTGCATTTTGCGCGGGGATGACAGCCAGGGCGAGTTTTACTCCATCGCCATCACCAACAACATGCAGCAGGCCGATACCGGCACCAAGATGATCCACCTGGGCAAGCGCACCAAATCGCGCATCGTCTCCAAGGGGATTTCCGCCGGCAAAGCGCAGAACACCTATCGCGGGTTGGTCTCGATGCACCCCAAGGCCAAGGAATCGCGCAACTATACGCAATGCGATAGCCTGCTGATCGGCGGCGATTGTGGTGCGCATACGGTGCCCTATATTGAAGTGCGCAACAATTCCTCGCGGGTGGAGCATGAGGCGACGACCTCCAAAGTGGATGACGATCAGCTTTTCTATTGCCGCTCGCGCGGGATGGACGAAGAAGAGGCCGTCGCGCTGGTGGTGAACGGCTTCTGCAAAGACGTGCTGCAGGCGCTGCCGATGGAGTTCGCCATGGAAGCGCAGCAGTTGGTGGCGATTTCGCTCGAAGGGTCTGTGGGGTAA
- a CDS encoding DUF1330 domain-containing protein gives MGALWIAHVTVTDEEAYGKYAALATQAIADHGGVFIARGGRFVQLEGQARPRNVVARFPDVETAEKCYNSEVYQRALSHARDASERELMIIEISE, from the coding sequence ATGGGTGCTCTATGGATTGCACATGTGACGGTCACCGATGAGGAGGCCTATGGCAAATACGCAGCCCTCGCGACACAGGCGATTGCCGATCACGGTGGCGTATTTATTGCGAGAGGCGGTCGGTTTGTCCAACTCGAAGGACAAGCCCGCCCGCGCAATGTTGTTGCGCGTTTTCCGGATGTCGAAACCGCAGAAAAATGTTACAATTCCGAAGTTTATCAGCGAGCATTAAGCCACGCACGCGACGCCAGTGAACGCGAATTGATGATCATAGAGATCAGCGAATAA
- a CDS encoding DUF6356 family protein yields the protein MIQRIFLSHPATVDETFLQHMWFAMRFAALLFGAAGAALVHAFIPCLFEKTASRIITRLYGRIHNRGH from the coding sequence ATGATCCAACGTATTTTTCTGTCCCACCCGGCGACTGTCGATGAGACTTTTCTTCAACACATGTGGTTCGCGATGCGTTTCGCGGCCCTGCTCTTTGGCGCGGCGGGGGCGGCGCTGGTGCATGCCTTCATCCCATGCCTGTTCGAGAAAACCGCAAGCCGGATCATCACGCGCCTATATGGGCGCATCCATAACCGGGGCCATTGA